The following DNA comes from Patescibacteria group bacterium.
GTAACGTTGCTGAAAGACGGACTAAAACGCACTGTCGAAGATTTGCGGGCCAGTCGAGGATTGGTGCACCCAGCCGCTTAGTAGGGTATGCGGGTAGTAGCTGTTGTGCCGGCATACAATTGCGCCGACACAATTTCTGAAGTGGTGAGTGGGTTACTGCGGCAGGTGCAGGAAGTGGTTGTGGTGGATGACTGTTCAAGTGACACGACAGCGAGCCGCGCCGAAGCCGCTGGTGCAACTGTCCTGCGACATCGACTGAATCGAGGACAAGGAGCGGCGCTCGTTACCGGTACTCGCTACGCCCTTACCCACGGCGCCGACGTCATCGTTCATACAGATGCCGACGGGCAACATGATGCGGGTGAAGTGCCGAGGCTCCTTGCAGCGCTTGCTGACAACACTGTAGACGTGGCCCTCGGTTCACGTTTTTTGGGTGAAGCAATTGCTCTCCCAATGCCACGACGAATTGTTCTGCGCCTCGGCATTGTTTTTACATGGCTTTTTTCAGGGCTTTGGTTAACCGACACCAATAACGGGTTTCGAGCAATGACAAGAAAAGCGGCAGACGAAATACAAATTCGTCAGGATAGAATGGCTCATGCGAGCGAAATAGTGGACGAGATAGCTCGACTGAATCTTTCTTATGTTGAAGTTCCGGTTACAATTCGCTACAGTGCCGCCAGTCTTGCGCAAGGCCAGCGCAGCAGTAATGCCATTAAAATTGCACTCCGACTATTTGTTGATACGTTTTACCCGCATAAGTAATATATGGGCTTTCAAATACTCATGGTTCTGTTTGCCACATATTCAATTTGGCGAGCGTGGTCGGCGTATAGAACCGATGGCATTGACCGACGTAAGCTTGTTTTGTGGGTTGTCATTTGGCTCGGCGCCGTAGTAATTGTTTTTCAACCAGCTCGCACGGATACGTTGGCGGCGTTTTTGGGTGTTGGGCGGGGGGTAGATGCCGTTTTTTTCTTGGTAATTCCAACATTATTTTTTCTTGTTTTTCAGTTAACGCGTAAAGTTGATCGGTTTGATAGAACCATTACGACGTTGGTGCAAGAGCTTGCATTAAGTGACGAAGCACGAAAGCGCATACCAAATGACAGAACATAAGCCGCCGCACGTTGTTGCGGTTATTCCTAGCTATAACGGCGCTGAAGATTTGCGCCTGGCACTCTCGGCGCTCGTACAATGTCAGTATGACGGGTTAGAGATACTTGTGGTGGACAACGCCTCAACTGATGGTAGCGTCGCAATGATGCGCGCAGATTTTCCGACCGCTGTGGTGCATGAGATGAAAAAGAACACCGGCTACGCCGGCGCGTGCGTGGCGGGATATGAACTGGCAGTAGCCCGGGGGGCTGATTTTGTTGCGTTCGTGAATCAAGACTGTGAAGTTACGCCGCACTGGCTTACGCCAATAGTGAACCTATTTCAAACTGACGAAACCGTTGTGGCTGCGCAGCCGCTCATACTTTATTCACAGGACAGAGAAAAAATAAACAGTGCCGGGAATGCCATACACTTTTTAGGTTTCGGATTTTCAAATGGCGAAGGACGCATGCTTGCAGACAGTCGAAGTCGACGCTACCTCTTTAAGCCAACAGAAGTGCCGTATGCGTCGGGTGCGGCGCTCGTTGTTCGGGTGCGTGACATCATGCTGTGCGGCGGGCTATTCGAAGCAGATTTCTTCATGTATCACGAAGACCTCGATTTGGGGTGGCGAATACGGTTAGCTGGTAAGCGAAGTATGCTGGTGCCGTCTTCCCGCGTGTTTCACCGGTATGAGTTTAGCCGCTCCACGGCCATTAAATATGAATACGGCGAACGGAATCGGTTGCTGGTACTCATTATGAATTACCGTTTTCTGACTTTACTCTTGCTCTTGCCCGCACTGCTGCTTGCTGAGGTTGGCATAGTCACGCTGTCCTTACTTAAGGGTTGGTTTCCGTTAAAGCTACGAGGCTATCGGTATATACTAAAGCAATGGCCGAGTATTCGAACTCGTCGGCATAAGCGGCAGTATGAACGTCGAGCTTCAGAACGAAGCGTGACGAAACCGTTTACTGGTCGGATTACAAATTATAATCTTGGCGGACCTGTCCTACGCGTTGCGAACCCAGTTTTCAACTTGTACTGGCGAGTTGTTCGTCGATTGCTTCGCTGAAAAATATGAAAAACATTGGCATCATTGTTTCAACATTTCCACCCTACGCTGGTGGGATGGGTAACGTTGCTGCGGCGCAAGCAAAGGCACTCAGTGAGCGAGGGTTTGCCGTTACGGTCTACGTGCCCATGGCTCCTGGTTTTACTACTGACGTAACCGCAG
Coding sequences within:
- a CDS encoding glycosyltransferase family 2 protein, yielding MTEHKPPHVVAVIPSYNGAEDLRLALSALVQCQYDGLEILVVDNASTDGSVAMMRADFPTAVVHEMKKNTGYAGACVAGYELAVARGADFVAFVNQDCEVTPHWLTPIVNLFQTDETVVAAQPLILYSQDREKINSAGNAIHFLGFGFSNGEGRMLADSRSRRYLFKPTEVPYASGAALVVRVRDIMLCGGLFEADFFMYHEDLDLGWRIRLAGKRSMLVPSSRVFHRYEFSRSTAIKYEYGERNRLLVLIMNYRFLTLLLLLPALLLAEVGIVTLSLLKGWFPLKLRGYRYILKQWPSIRTRRHKRQYERRASERSVTKPFTGRITNYNLGGPVLRVANPVFNLYWRVVRRLLR
- a CDS encoding DUF2304 domain-containing protein, yielding MGFQILMVLFATYSIWRAWSAYRTDGIDRRKLVLWVVIWLGAVVIVFQPARTDTLAAFLGVGRGVDAVFFLVIPTLFFLVFQLTRKVDRFDRTITTLVQELALSDEARKRIPNDRT
- a CDS encoding glycosyltransferase family 2 protein is translated as MRVVAVVPAYNCADTISEVVSGLLRQVQEVVVVDDCSSDTTASRAEAAGATVLRHRLNRGQGAALVTGTRYALTHGADVIVHTDADGQHDAGEVPRLLAALADNTVDVALGSRFLGEAIALPMPRRIVLRLGIVFTWLFSGLWLTDTNNGFRAMTRKAADEIQIRQDRMAHASEIVDEIARLNLSYVEVPVTIRYSAASLAQGQRSSNAIKIALRLFVDTFYPHK